From the genome of Phoenix dactylifera cultivar Barhee BC4 unplaced genomic scaffold, palm_55x_up_171113_PBpolish2nd_filt_p 000591F, whole genome shotgun sequence, one region includes:
- the LOC103713470 gene encoding transcription termination factor MTERF9, chloroplastic isoform X2, with translation MSSPWHLKVWTHADQGRSSQLFGSSNGSDQRSERSGLRRPHQAAFISSFGGGENRRCGNANAAAGGMRAAGAALFTRLLFVRCRSSILVPPPTPPTPISGGGGGSVGPIFLLSTGGAPCFSPSSSFYFSSVASSNPADAGEGVDPETLNNGLGLPSPSQDEGGGPSSTDAADVFRRWGCTESEVFQILDRRPALRRVSLPALQSNLQVLRGLGVLGPDLVRIITCRPRFLFGSLALGLDGRLDFLRTLFPYDAALRRAVVRNPSLLTYDVDRTMRPCVQLYEALGVARRDLGRLLVSRPTIIPRSSLNDEKLDLVRRTCLPATAAMYKYALSIVAVSRLETLRAKLANLEKFGFSPDEVMGLFARTPNVLTLSIDKVQRNMTYIVGTMKLPARIVLDEPLLLYCNLDKVLRPRYLLGLKLQEMGLEPRIKGPALVTAMRMQEPRFLKVFVRCHLEDVAGALMEYYASVKGSGRLAESSRSVKHKGFPF, from the coding sequence GTTCCTCACAACTCTTCGGCTCATCCAATGGTAGCGATCAGCGAAGCGAAAGAAGCGGGTTAAGGCGTCCCCATCAAGCAGCATTCATTTCCTCTTTCGGCGGTGGCGAAAATCGCCGATGTGGTAATGCTAATGCTGCTGCAGGAGGTATGCGAGCAGCAGGAGCCGCCCTCTTCACTCGCCTCCTTTTCGTTCGCTGCCGCTCCTCTATCCTCGTCCCCCCTCCTACTCCTCCTACTCCTattagcggcggcggcggtggatcCGTTGGCCctatcttcctcctctccaccgGCGGCGCCCCTTGTTtttccccttcctcctctttttatTTCTCCTCCGTCGCTTCCTCCAACCCGGCTGATGCTGGTGAAGGCGTCGATCCTGAAACCCTAAACAACGGCCTCGGCCTGCCTTCCCCGTCCCAAGATGAAGGAGGAGGACCCTCCTCCACGGACGCCGCCGATGTGTTCCGGCGGTGGGGATGCACCGAGTCCGAGGTGTTCCAGATCCtggaccgccgccccgccctCCGCCGCGTGAGCCTCCCGGCCCTCCAGTCCAATCTCCAGGTACTGCGCGGCCTCGGCGTGCTCGGCCCGGACCTCGTCCGTATCATCACCTGCCGCCCCCGCTTCCTCTTTGGCAGCCTCGCCCTCGGCCTCGATGGCCGCCTCGACTTCCTCCGCACCCTCTTCCCCTACGATGCCGCCCTCCGCCGCGCCGTCGTCCGCAACCCCTCCCTCCTCACCTACGACGTCGATCGCACCATGCGCCCCTGCGTCCAGCTGTACGAGGCCCTCGGCGTCGCCCGCCGCGACCTTGGCCGCCTCCTCGTCTCCCGCCCCACCATCATCCCCCGCTCCTCCCTCAACGACGAGAAGCTCGACCTCGTCCGCCGCACCTGCCTCCCCGCCACCGCCGCCATGTACAAGTACGCCCTCTCTATCGTCGCCGTCTCCCGCCTCGAGACCCTCCGCGCCAAGCTGGCCAACCTCGAGAAGTTCGGCTTCTCGCCCGACGAGGTGATGGGGCTCTTCGCCCGCACCCCCAACGTTCTCACCCTCTCCATCGACAAGGTCCAGCGGAACATGACGTACATCGTGGGGACCATGAAGCTCCCGGCCCGCATCGTCCTCGACGAGCCCCTCCTCCTCTACTGCAACCTCGACAAGGTGCTCAGGCCCCGGTACCTGCTCGGCCTCAAGCTGCAGGAGATGGGCCTCGAGCCCCGCATCAAGGGGCCCGCACTCGTCACGGCGATGAGGATGCAGGAACCGCGCTTCCTCAAGGTATTCGTGCGGTGCCACCTGGAGGACGTCGCCGGGGCCCTCATGGAGTATTACGCCAGCGTCAAGGGGTCGGGACGGTTGGCAGAGTCGTCACGCTCGGTCAAGCACAAGGGCTTCCCCTTCTAA
- the LOC103713470 gene encoding pentatricopeptide repeat-containing protein At1g31790 isoform X1, with protein MGFALVVKTAAAAAEAATVPLPPLVAPRQHHFQLHLHLLPSNNSTVATPTAATSSTATTTTSRWQRWRQSPTQPSAQALPPLLQRPQKLSTTNGQQPHLPISNTPEKNQPAPDTSSISSDAEDAGRGVVPETCTATDVLHLMDSLQLPIEADLYLSLVRECTHSGDAFQGAQVHAHIQRSRPRLLRRAAGLPLANRLLLMYAACGQPDSARQMFDRMPFRDAMSWAAMLAALAHNGGHREALQLFTEMRESAVEPGDRYSDALVLVTTLRSCVRAREPGVARQVHGLALKVLGESGAIGCGGIGSSLLQCYSMLGCHQSARRVFERIRVRSRGAAAWTCMITGCCREGRFQEALYVFREMGRAGHRRNCHVVSSILAACARIGDGGWGGRQVHAGAVKLGVDEDRFVGSSLVDMYAKHGLLKDARRAFEMIAGSRDCVCWNAMLAGYARGGCCSEAIRLLYEMRAAGVRPQELIVSEVRIACSSRFLQRPENRTN; from the coding sequence ATGGGGTTCGCACTGGTTGTGaaaacagcagcagcagcagcagaggcAGCCACAGTCCCTTTACCACCACTCGTCGCCCCCAGGCAGCACCACTTCCAGCTCCATCTCCACCTCCTTCCGTCCAACAACAGCACCGTGGCTACCCCGACAGCCGCAACATCGtcaacagcaacaacaacaacatcGAGGTGGCAGCGGTGGAGGCAATCACCAACGCAACCTTCCGCCCAAGCTCTGCCGCCGCTGCTGCAACGCCCCCAAAAGCTATCCACCACGAATGGACAACAGCCCCACCTTCCTATCTCCAACACCCCCGAAAAGAACCAACCCGCCCCTGATACCAGCAGCATTAGCAGTGATGCGGAGGATGCAGGAAGAGGTGTCGTCCCAGAGACCTGTACGGCCACCGACGTCCTGCACCTCATGGACAGCCTTCAACTCCCCATCGAGGCGGACCTGTACCTGTCCCTCGTCAGGGAGTGCACCCACTCCGGGGACGCGTTCCAAGGCGCCCAAGTCCACGCCCACATCCAGCGGAGCCGCCCCCGCCTCCTGCGCCGCGCGGCCGGCCTTCCCCTCGCCAACCGCCTGCTGCTGATGTACGCCGCCTGCGGCCAACCGGACAGCGCCCGCCAGATGTTCGACCGAATGCCCTTCCGCGACGCCATGTCGTGGGCCGCCATGCTCGCCGCCCTCGCCCACAACGGCGGCCACCGGGAAGCACTGCAGCTGTTCACGGAGATGCGCGAGTCCGCGGTGGAGCCCGGCGATCGCTACTCGGACGCCCTCGTCCTTGTCACGACGCTCAGGTCATGCGTCAGAGCGAGGGAGCCGGGAGTCGCCCGGCAGGTGCATGGGCTAGCCCTCAAGGTGCTGGGAGAAAGCGGTGCTATTGGGTGCGGAGGGATAGGCAGCTCCCTGCTTCAGTGCTACAGCATGCTCGGATGCCATCAAAGCGCCCGGAGGGTCTTTGAAAGGATAAGAGTTCGTTCTCGGGGTGCCGCGGCGTGGACGTGCATGATCACCGGATGCTGCAGAGAGGGGCGGTTCCAGGAGGCCTTGTACGTCTTCAGGGAGATGGGAAGAGCGGGGCACAGGAGGAACTGTCACGTCGTCTCGAGCATTCTCGCGGCATGTGCGAGGATCGGGGATGGTGGCTGGGGTGGGAGGCAGGTCCACGCCGGCGCCGTCAAGCTCGGGGTGGACGAGGATCGGTTTGTGGGGAGCAGCCTGGTGGATATGTATGCCAAGCATGGGCTCTTGAAAGACGCGAGGAGGGCATTCGAAATGATCGCTGGCTCCAGAGACTGCGTGTGCTGGAATGCGATGCTTGCCGGCTACGCACGCGGCGGATGCTGCTCGGAGGCGATCAGGTTGCTGTACGAGATGCGGGCGGCTGGagtcaggcctcaggaattgATAGTCAGCGAAGTAAGGATCGCCTGTAGCAGCCGATTTTTGCAACGTCCAGAAAACCGTACAAATTAA
- the LOC103713468 gene encoding transmembrane protein 184A has protein sequence MMAPILFVIVAFPCTVGAIVLAMLHIYRHLLNYTEPTYQRYIVRIIFMVPVYALMSFLSLVLNKSSIYFNSIREVYEAWVIYNFLSLCLAWVGGPGAVVLSLSGRVLKPSWCLMTCCFPAIPLDGRFIRRCKQGGLQFVILKPVLVVITFILYAKGKYEDGNFSVDQAYLYITIMYTISYSMALYALALFYVACRDLLRPFNPVPKFIIIKSVVFLTYWQGVLVFLAAKSGFIENAEEAADFQNFIICVEMLAAAVGHLYAFPYKEYAGANIGGSGGLSGSLAHALKFNDFYHDTVHQFAPTYHDYVLYNSNDGDEGARKYRSRTFVPTGQEMDAVRRNKHMYGGRLDEIQLPSVSTSGSNSPVISSTSHNQMDLEAIKSSLLKESAASASQPYDLSVLVDTDLCNYPAKVPAVDDSNKR, from the exons ATGATGGCGCCTATTCTTTTTGTCATCGTCGCATTCCCATGCACAGTCGGAGCCATAGTGCTGGCGATGCTCCACATATACAGGCACCTATTGAACTACACGGAGCCTACTTATCAGCGCTACATAGTTCGCATCATCTTCATGGTCCCG GTTTATGCGTTGATGTCTTTCCTGTCCCTTGTCCTAAATAAGAGCTCAATTTACTTTAATTCGATCCGTGAAGT CTATGAAGCTTGGGTCATTTATAATTTCCTTTCACTCTGCTTGGCATGGGTGGGAGGTCCAGGTGCTGTAGTGTTGAGCTTAAGTGGTCGAGTTCTGAAGCCATCATGGTGCCTGATGACATGCTGTTTTCCTGCTATTCCTCTTGATGG ACGTTTTATACGGAGATGCAAGCAAGGTGGTTTGCAGTTTGTGATCCTGAAGCCTGTTTTAGTCGTGATTACCTTCATACTCTATGCAAAAGGAAAATACGAAGATGGAAATTTTAGCGTGGACCAAGCCTATCTTTATATCACAATTATGTACACTATATCATATTCAATGGCATTGTATGCTCTTGCCTTGTTCTATGTGGCATGCAGAGATCTGCTTCGGCCATTCAACCCAGTCCCAAAGTTTATCATAATCAAATCTGTTGTTTTCCTCACATATTGGCAG GGTGTCTTGGTTTTTCTTGCTGCCAAGTCTGGGTTTATAGAAAATGCAGAAGAAGCTGCTGATTTTCAAAACTTCATTATATGTGTCGAGATGCTTGCAGCAGCTGTGGGCCACTTATATGCCTTCCCCTACAAGGAATATGCGGGTGCCAATATTGGTGGATCCGGTGGTCTGAGTGGAAGCCTTGCTCATGCTTTGAAATTCAACGACTTTTACCATGACACCGTTCACCAG TTTGCCCCAACCTATCATGACTATGTGCTTTACAACAGTAATGATGGTGATGAGGGAGCACGGAAGTATCGATCACGCACCTTTGTGCCAACCGGGCAGGAGATGGATGCTGTTAGAAGGAACAAACACATGTATGGGGGCAGATTAGACGAGATACAGCTGCCCAGCGTCTCCACATCTGGCTCCAATAGCCCTGTGATATCGAGCACATCACACAACCAGATGGACCTTGAAGCAATCAAATCTTCATTGCTCAAAGAAAGTGCTGCTTCTGCTTCACAGCCATATGATCTCTCAGTGTTGGTTGACACGGATCTTTGTAATTACCCTGCCAAGGTTCCTGCAGTTGATGACTCGAACAAAAGATGA